Part of the Caulifigura coniformis genome, TACGAAATCAATTCACGAGCCATCCGCGCCGGTGACGAGATGCTGTCGACGACCACGGAGATGATCCGATGATCGGCGCCGCCCATGTGGCCCGCATGACGGTGTTGGCCGTGATTCTGCTGGCCTTCGCGGGACAGCAGGTCCGCGCGCAGACCGCGATTGTCCACCTGCGCAGTTCGGCGAAAGTCGATCGCGACGTCATGATGCTGGGAGACATCGCGGACATCACCGCCTCTTCGGCCGCATTGGAGCGACGACTCAAGGGCCTCGACCTGCTCGACCGGCAAAGCTCCGGCGCAAGCGAGATCGTTTCCTCGCGGCATGTGCAGGCCCGCGTGCTGCTGGAAGGGATCGACCACAAGACGGTCACCCTGGTCGGCGCGGACGAATGCCAGGTCTCTTTCGCGGCCGGCGGCGATGTCGTGCAGGTCGCGGCGACCAGGGGGCGAGCGGGCGACGACCTCATGACGCAGGCGGTCCAGGCGCTCGCCAAAGCGTGGATGGCTTCGCCCGACGACGTGGAAGTGCAGTTTCTGTCGACGCCGTCTGAGCAGCTCAAGCCGGTTCCGGGGGCGATTCCCGAGCTGGAGCTGCCAACGCGCGTCGAACCCGGCCGGGTTCAGGCGAGAATTCGCTGGGTCGGCCAGAATCGGATTGAGCGGATCGATTCGGTCACCTTCGAAGCCCGCCTGCGCCAGACGGTCGTTCTCGCGACGCACCGGATCGAGCGCGGAGCGCCCATCCGTCTGCAGGACATCGTCGAAGACCGCCGGCTGATGGCGAATCGCGTGGAACAGGTCCGGGCGGAACAGGTGGTCGGTTACGTCGCGCGGCGCGGGCTAAGCCAGGGTGACATGGTCACGGCAAAGGATCTCGCCGTTCAGAAAACCGCTCCGGCGATCCAGGCCCGGAATGGCGTGAAGGTGACGGCCCGGAAGGGGAAGCTGTCGGTGACTCTGCAGATGGCTGAAGCGCTCGAGGCGGGAAACGTGGGGGACGTCATCCGGCTTCGCAATCTTCAATCGGGGCAGATCATCACGGGAAGGGTCGTCTCGAACCAGGAAGTCGAGATTCCTCTCGATTGAACGTGACGATGCGTGAAAGCCAGGGGAGGGGGAACCGATGAAACGATATGTGATTCCGGTCGCAATCGCGGGGGCGATTGTCGCGACGCCGGCGCCGTCCGATGCCGACTCGCTGTGGCAGAAGCGGTCGCGGCAGCGGGCATTCATGTTCTATGACCAGCCGATCTACGATGTGGGCGACCACGTCACGATCCTGATCAACCAGAACACGATCGTCGACAACAGCGAAGAGAAGAAGCTCGCCAAGCAGGCCAAGGTGTCGGAGAGCTTCGATTTCGACAGCGAGAGCAGCGGCGGGCTCGGCGAGCAGGGGGCGACCGCGTCGCTCGACCTCTCGAATGATGCCAAGCGCTCGTTCGACGGCGAGGCCGAATCGACGATCGACAACCGCTTCACCGATCGCGTCACGGTCACCGTGCGCGAGGTGCTGCCAAACGGGAACCTGCGGGTCTCGGGCGACAGAAAGATCAAGGTGGATGGAAACGACCGCCACTTGCTGTTTTCCGGGGTGATCCGCCAGCTTGACATCGCGCCCAACGGCACGATCGGCTCCGACTTCATCGCGAACCTGAACGTCCAGTATGTCGGCCTGGGCGAGCACCAGGCGTTTACCAGGCAGGGCTGGCTGGGGCGGACGTTCAACCGCATCTGGCCGTTCTGACGAGCTGCAGCATCTCATTGTCCATCCTGTTCCCCGTCTGAAGTCTCCCATGTCCCGCCTCATCGCCGTGCTGCTGCTGATCGCCTGCGCCGCATCGAGCGCGTCCGCGGCCGACATCCGCGTCAAGGACCTCTCCGATTTCGAAGGAGTCCAGGACAACGCACTGACCGGGTTCGGCCTCGTCGTGGGATTGAACAATACGGGCGGCAAGAGTCCGATCACGCGGCGGCTGGCGATGAACTTCGTGCAGCAGTACGGGATCCGAATTCCGCCTGACATCCGGGCCCAGATCCGCACCGATACGCGGGAGAAGACGAACAACATCTCAGTCGTCGTCGTCAGTGCCCGCCTGCCTGCGTTTACACGCACGGGGCAGAAGATCGACGTGAACGTGTCGACCTTCGACGACGCCGCCAGCCTCACCGGCGGCTTCCTCATTCCGACGCCTCTCATGGGTGTGGACGGCGAGGTCTATGCCGTCGCCGACGGCAATGTTTCGGTCGACTCGTTTGTCGCCGGGGGACAGGCCGCTACGGTTCAGAAGAACCATCCCACCGCTGGCCGCATTATCAGCGGAGCGATTGTGGAACGCGAAGTCTGCACCACGCTGACGAAGAACGGCCGCGTGCGGATCCTGCTGCGCGAGCCCGACTTCGAAACGGCGACGCGGATGGTCGATGTGATCAATCGCTTTTCGCCGCAGACTTCCCGGGCCATCGATCCGGCGACCATCGAACTGAATGTCGCAGGTAAGCAGCCGGACGACATCATGTCGTTCCTCGCGCAGATCGAATCATTGAAAGTCCGGCCCGATGTCCGCGCGAAGGTCGTCATCAACGAACGCACCGGGACGATCGTCATTGGTGAGAACGTGCGCCTGTCGCACGTGCTGATCACGCACGCGAACCTGGCGATCTTCACCAAGGAATCTCCGGAGGTTTCGCAGCCGCAGCCGTTCTCCGACGGCGAGACCGTGGTGGTCCCGCGGACGGAGGTCAACGCGGTGGAGGAAGACCGTCCGATCCATGAGATCGAAGAAACAACGACCGTCAGCCACCTGGCCGAAGCGCTCAACGCCCTGGGAGTCGCCCCGCGCGATCTCGGGGTCATCTTCCAGCAGCTCCGCGACTCCGGGGCGCTGCACGCCGAACTCGAGTTCAAATAAGCATTTTCGCAGGGACAAGGATGTCCGCCATGAATGCCATCACTTCACTTCCGTCATCCGCCGAGTCCGGCCTGCTGGGTCTGGACGTCGGGAACGCATCGTCGGGGAAGATCGAAGACGCGGCCAAACAGGTCGAAGGGCTCTTCGTATCGATGCTCCTCAAGACGATGCGCGAGACGATGGCGAGCGAGATGTTCGGCGGAGATGGGGCGGATGTCTGGGGAGGGATGTTCGACCAGTCGATGGGAGAGCACATCGTGTCGGCGGGCGGACTCGGACTCGTCGAGCAGCTGCAACCCGGCCGGCTCTCCGTCTCAGCGTGAGCGGGCCACGCACTTTCCAGTCTCCGGAGGAACCGGCCATGTCGACGTCACCCGCCGCCAACATCGAAGCGCTGAACGCCATCCTGGTGGAGACGGGGCTGTTGATGCTCCAGATTTCGCAGGGATCGGTGAAGTCGGCGGCGGCGGTTGAGCGCGTCTGCGCACTGGTCGCGGCTGATGTGCAGAAGCGCGTCGCGGAGATCGCCGCCCAGCGGCCGACTGCGAACGCGCTGCGTGGAGTCGAATCGCAGCGGGCAATGCTGGGCGCTTTCGAACTGAACCTGCGTCGCGCGGCGCATGAAATGAACGCCACGCTGGCCCGGTTCCTCCCCACGCCGACTTCGGGAACTTATTCACCCGAACGAGGACGGCTGGCCTCCGCGGGGGCGTGGATGAATGTGAGGTCGGCGCCGTGAACCTGTTCGACATTCCGGTCTCCGCCCTGCGCGCGTCGCAGGCCGGCATGACCGCCATCTCCGGAAACCTCGCCAACGCTGCCACGCCCGGCTACCACCGGCAGGTCGCGCACCTCAGCGAGACCGTTGGAGCCGAAGTTGCCAATATCCGCATCGGCGCGGGCGTTGAAGTCAACAACGTCCAGCGGATGCGCTCCGTGTGGGTCGAGCGGTCGCTCCTCAGGAACAACTCCGCCAACGGCTCGGCCGAAGTCCGCAACGACGTCGCCCACCAGCTCGACACGCTGTTTCAGGTGACGGACGGCAGCCTGACCAGCCGCGTCGAAGACTTCTTCAACTCCTGGCAGGACCTCTCGTCCCAGCCCGGTGAGACGACCGTTCGTTACGACCTGCTGGCGACCGCCGCGTCTCTCACCTCCGAAGTGAACGCCCTGCATTCCCGGATGGCGGAGCTCTCGCTCGACCTCGACACCCAGATCAGGGACACTGTCAAGACGATCAACCAGATCACCTCCAACATCGCGATTCTGAACAAGGACATCGCGGTGTCTGAAGCCTCGGGAAAGGAAGCGAACGACCTGCGCGACAAGCGCGACCTGCTCGTTTCCCAGCTGGCCGAATACATCGACGTCTCCTCGCATGAGACCACGGGGCAGCCGCACGTCTTCTCGGCCGCCAACGGCGCCATGCTGATCACCACGAACGCGCCGAAGCTCGATGTCGTTCAGACGAACGGCAAGTACCAGCTGACGATCGACGGCTGGACATCGCCGCTGCCGGCCGGCTCCGGCAAGCTGCAGGGGTTGCTGGAATCGAAGAACGTCATCGTCGGCGGGATGCAGAAGCGGCTGGAGACGTTCGCCTACGACCTCGTCCGCACGGCCGACCAGCTTCACGCCCAGGGGCTCGGCCTGGGGGGACCGTTCACCAGCCTCAACGGTGAACGGGGCGTCTCGGACGCCACGATTCCGCTGGCTAAGTCGGCCCTCGACTTTCCAGTGACCAATGGCGTACTGACCGTCACGGTGACCGATCAGGCGACGGGCGGCAGGACCGCGTACGCGGTGAACATCGAGCCGGCGATCGACAGTTTGAACGACGTCGCTGCAAAGCTGAATGCGATTCCGAATCTGCGCGCGACGGTCTCCGCCCAGACCGGGCGTCTGACGATCATTTCAAACGACGGATACGGCTTCGACTTCACCAACCAGCCTCCGACTCAACCGGACACGACTGCCTGGACGGGCAGCTCGGGCATCAAGATCGACGGCGCCTACACCGGCTCCGCGAACGCGAACTGGACGATCAAGACGTCGGGCCCCGGGACGATCGGCGTCACTCCGGGACTGCGCGCGCAGGTCGTCGATTCCAGCGGAAACCTCGTCGGCGACTGGAATGTCGGCCTCGGCTACTCCGCGGGCGATGCGCTGACCACGTCGAAGGGAGTGACCGTCAGTTTCGGTTCCGGGACCGTCGCCGGCACGGATACGGCCACGCTGCGCGTCACCGCGGACTCCGACGAAACCGGGATCCTTTCGACTCTCGGGCTGAACTCGCTCTTCACGGGCACCTCCGCGGCCAACTTCTCCGTCCGGCAGGACCTGATGGACAATCCCGCGCTGCTCGCAGCCGGGCAAAGCACCAGGTCGGGCGACAACAGCAACGCGACCGCATTTGCCGCCCTGGCCAATGCGCTGATCGCCGATCGCGGGTCGCTGACGTTCCTGGAATCACTGGCCCAGATGACGGCGGATGCCGGCAGCTTCGTGCAGACCGTGACCCGGGAGATGGACCAGCTCGGCGCGATCAAGTCGGACCTGACGGCGCAGCAACAGGCGGTCTCCGGCGTCGATCCGAATGAAGAACTGGTGAAACTGCTGGAGTTCCAGCGGATGTTTCAGGCGGCCTCCAAGTACATCACGACGGTGAACTCGGCGTTGGACTCCCTGTTCGGAATCTTCCGCTAGAGCATCTTCAAAGTTGGTATTCCGGGTTCCGCAGGCGATGAACCGTCAGTACGGCAAGGCTTGTTATGGCAATTCGCGTCACCCCTCAGATCACCGTCGCCGAACTGCTGAAGCAGTCGACGATTCATTCCGCCAACATCGCAAAGCTGCAGCAGCAGATCGCCAGTGGGCAGCGGATCTCGAGACCCTCGGATGATCCGCTCGGGACGAAGACGATCCTGTCCCGTACGGCCCTCGTCGGCCAGTTCGAGACTCAGCAGCGATCCCTCAACCAGGCGGCCGACCGCCTCAACCAGGCGAACACCGAGCTTCTCTCCGCCAGCGATCTGCTGGTCCGCGCACGCGACATCGCGTCGCAGGCCCGGTCGGCGCTCGATGAGAGCGAACTTCGCAACTACGCCAGCGAGATCGACACGATTCTCACCCAGGTGCGATCGACCGGAAACGCCCAGTTCGACGGCCAGTATCTGTTCAGCGGCGACACGGCCAACAGTGCGCCTTACGACGAGTCGGGGACCGATTTCAGCTACAACGGAAGCCTGTCCAGCCTGCGGGTCAGCTTCTTCGGGAAGGGAAGCCTCGAAGTCGTCTATTCGGGGCAGAAGGTGTTTGGCTCGTCCAACCGTCAGCCCACTGACATTTCAGGAACGACCGGCGCCAGGCCGGGCGCGGGAACCGACACCTCGACGCAGAATACGCAGCTCATCGTCCGACACACGGCGACGACGTTTGCTCTCGGATCGGGCGTTTCGGCAGGAACCTCATCGGCCACCGGCGACAACATCATCGGCCCTTCCGGTTCTCACACGCTCACCATCGTCGATACCAGCGGCACCGGCGCCTATGGAACGGTCTCGCTGAACGGCGCCCCTCCTGTCGCGTTCGACAGCTCACAGACCGACCTGGCCGTGACCGGCCCCAACGGTGAGATTGTCCATCTGAACACGACCGCCATCACGGCTGGATTCAACGGCACGGTCGACCTGGGAGGGGAGGGGACTCTCTCCATGGATGGCGGGTCGACAGAAGTTCCGATCGATTTCTCGACCGCGCAGGCGCTGACGACTGCGGATGGACGAACGACGTTCATCGACTCGACGGGCATCTCGCGGGCCGGCGTCGATCAGGTCGAGTATGCGGGCGTCAGCAATGTCTTCCAGGCACTGGCCGACCTCCGCGATGAAATCCTCAACCTCCGCGACCTCCCTGCTTCGGAATGGCAGGATGCCCTGACGCGCCGTGTCGACGAAGTTACCCGCCACCAGTCCCACATTCTGGAAGTCGTGGGATCCCAGGCGCAGACGCTGAAGACGATCAACGACATCGGCAACCGGCTGGGAGAACTGACGCTTGACGCCAAGGAGCGGCTTTCGGAAGTCGCCAAGACTGACATTCCCGCGGCGGCGGTTGCGCTTCAGGAAGCGAACAACCTGCTCGAATACAGCTACGCCGTGACGGCGAAGGTGTTCAACACGTCGCTGCTCGATTACATGGCGTGAGGCATTCTCTCAGCAGTCTCGCCACCCGCGGCGCCGCGCCGGCCGCCGCATGGGCGACAGCTTCTCCGGACGTCTGGTCCACCATGTCCGGGTTGCAGAGATTGGTAATCGTCGAAATCCCCAGGACCTTGATTCCCAGCCGGGCTGCCGCGAGGACCTCGGGGACCGTCGACATGCCAATCGCATCGGCTCCGAGCTGGCGATACATGCGCATCTCGGCCCGGGTCTCGTAGGTCGGGCCGCTTACCGCGGCGTAGACCCCCCGGGTTGCGGGAATCTGGTGAATGCGACTGGCTGTGATCGCCTTCTCGGCCAGCTCCCGGTCGTAGGGGGCCGACATGTCCGGAAACATCGGGCCGCAACTGGCATCGTGCGGCCCGATCAGCGGGTTGGCGAACATCATGTTGAGATGATCCGACAGGATCAGGAGATCGCCCACTTCCAGCCCCGGGCGAAGTCCGCCCGCTGCGTTGGTCACGACAAGCGTCTGCATGCCGATTGCCGCGAGCACGCGGACCGGGAAGGCGAGTCGCGCCGGCGCAATCCCCTCATACAAGTGGCACCGTCCCTGGAGCGCGGCGACCACGATTCCGTTCAGGCGGCCGATGGTGATCCGTCCATGGTGTCCGATGGCAGTCGGTGTCTGGAAATGCGGGATGTCGCCATAGGGAATGATCAGCCGCTCTTCGAGCGAGTCGGCGACTTCGCACAGCCCCGTGCCGAGAATCAGTCCGATCTCGATCGTCGGCGCACCGAGTTGGCGGAGTGCGGCGGCGGCTTCAGCGACTTGAGACACGGCTGTGGGCAAGGTGGTCGGATCTTGACGTGAGGTCCCCGGCCACTCCGCTGCGCCCTCATCAGCGCCGGCCACCCGAGATTCAGGCCATTGTCTAGATGAGCGAGCTTTTCGCAATCAGCCGATGCACGAAGGTGAGTTTGTCGATCACGTTGCCGGTGAAAACCTCCGGGACCAGGTCCTGAATCCCCATCTCGCGGTTGAGTTCATTCACGAGAATCCCGACCTGCTGGTACGAGGCGAGCATCTTTGCGCAGTCGATGTTCCGCAACTGCTCGCCCGGCAGGCTGCTGGCGGTATCGAGGATGGCCACCATATCGAGGTACGCTCCGAAGGTTTCGGCAAAGTCCTCCCAGGGGTGCATCGTCGCGTATGCGGAGATGAAGCGCCCCTGCCAGTCCGGTGGCGGTCCGTACATGTAGTACCGGACCTTCGCGTCTTCGTAAGAAGGGCTTCGCTCGTCCGCGAACAGGTCGCGAAACGCTGGTTCGCAGCGGCCGCGAACCAGCATGTCCCAGTAGTAATGTCCCAGTTCATGCCGGAAGTGGCCGACCAGCGTGCGATGCGGCTCGCCAAACGCAACGCGGTTGCGCTCCCGCTCCACGTCGTCCGCTTCGTTGAGGTTGATCGTGATCACACCCCCGGCATGCCCGGTATAGACCGGTACATCTTCATCGGCCTTGAACTCGAAGATCAGTTTCGGGTGGATGGTGTTGCCCGGGCGCCCGATCGGCAGGCCGAGCGCGTGGACGGTATACAGCACGCGTCGCTTGGCAACTTCGATCAGCCGCCACTTCTCACGGTTCCCCGGAACAGAGAGGTTCGGAATGACCCGTGTCAGCCGGCATTCGGCGCACAGGGCCCATTCGTTCATGTCCCCGCCGTTCACGGGAATCAATCCGTTGCAGACATTCTCAACGTTGAAGTTGTAGCACTTCTGGACGCGGGACCCGCAGTCTGCGTGACCGCAGCGAAACAGGCCGTCCCCCAGCGGAATCAGGGACGTCACGAAGTAGCACTCGGGACACAGCCCGGTTTCGAGGCCGCACCGAACGCACAGCGTGTTCTCGAAAAACAGCCGGTTTCCGCAATGACAGTGAGACGTCTTCATCGGACGCGGTACGAAATCCAATTCATGGCCGCCGGTTGTTTTCGAAGGCGCCGGGCAATCCCGACCTGTGGATTCTACGCGAGCCGACAGCCGCGGGGACCGTTCGTGGGAAGGATATTTCCGAAGCGGATGTCCGCCAGTGGTTTACGTCTCGCTGGATGCGTCAGGAGCCCGGGGAATGCCGGGTGTCGGACGCCCCCCGCCCGCAGCGCGATGGACCAGACTGACGAGTGACCCAACCGCGACTTCGACCACCAGTGAAGCGGGCATTGCCCATAGAAAGCTCGGACCGGCAGTCCCTGTCAGCTCTTTCCAGAAGTTGATCGACACCACTGTGACGACCCCTGCGGCGGCGCCGACCAGTGTTCCGAATGCGGTCGCCCAGGGAACGAACATCGCCAGGAAGAACAGGCCAAAGAGCGGCGCCGTCAGGAGGTTGACGACCTTGAAGGCGAGTTCGAGCAGGTTCCCCTGAACCAGCCCGACGAGCAGGCTGAGTGATACCACGATGATCCCGATTGCGACTGACACAAACTTGGCCACGCGAACGTGGTTGGTCTCGGTATCGCGTTTGCGCCGAAAACGATCGATCAGGTCGATCGTCACCACCGAGCAGGAGGAATTCAGCCCGGACGACAGGCTCGACATCGCCGCTGCCAGAAGTCCCGCCACGACGAGCCCGGTGAGCCCCTGCGGCAGCCCGACGACAATGAACCGCGGAAACAGCTGGTCGGCATTCGCGGAGATCGACTGGCCGTCTGCGAGGTACTCCCGGTGCGTCTTGAACCACGCGAGCAGGGCGAAGCCAAGGATGCACAGAAAGGTCTCGACGAGGCCGCTGGAGAGAATCGAGATGTTGTACATCCGCCGCGCGGACTTGAGGTCGCGTGTCGCAAGGTACCGCTGGATCGCCATCTGGTCCGATCCCGCCGTGCAGATGAACCACGTAAACGTGGCGATGAAGGCGCCCAGGAGCGTAATCCGCGCGCTCGGGTCGTATCCCAGGATTGGTTGCTGCCAGTGGGACGCCCACTCTTTCGGCCACCACTCGCCGACGCCTCCCATGTCGACCGTAATCACCACCATCGAGACGACGGCCCCGCCGATCAGAATGAATGCCTGCACCACATCCGCCGCGACAACGGCTGTCAATCCCCCCTCGGCCGTGTAGATGA contains:
- the flgK gene encoding flagellar hook-associated protein FlgK, with amino-acid sequence MNLFDIPVSALRASQAGMTAISGNLANAATPGYHRQVAHLSETVGAEVANIRIGAGVEVNNVQRMRSVWVERSLLRNNSANGSAEVRNDVAHQLDTLFQVTDGSLTSRVEDFFNSWQDLSSQPGETTVRYDLLATAASLTSEVNALHSRMAELSLDLDTQIRDTVKTINQITSNIAILNKDIAVSEASGKEANDLRDKRDLLVSQLAEYIDVSSHETTGQPHVFSAANGAMLITTNAPKLDVVQTNGKYQLTIDGWTSPLPAGSGKLQGLLESKNVIVGGMQKRLETFAYDLVRTADQLHAQGLGLGGPFTSLNGERGVSDATIPLAKSALDFPVTNGVLTVTVTDQATGGRTAYAVNIEPAIDSLNDVAAKLNAIPNLRATVSAQTGRLTIISNDGYGFDFTNQPPTQPDTTAWTGSSGIKIDGAYTGSANANWTIKTSGPGTIGVTPGLRAQVVDSSGNLVGDWNVGLGYSAGDALTTSKGVTVSFGSGTVAGTDTATLRVTADSDETGILSTLGLNSLFTGTSAANFSVRQDLMDNPALLAAGQSTRSGDNSNATAFAALANALIADRGSLTFLESLAQMTADAGSFVQTVTREMDQLGAIKSDLTAQQQAVSGVDPNEELVKLLEFQRMFQAASKYITTVNSALDSLFGIFR
- a CDS encoding flagellar basal body P-ring protein FlgI — protein: MSRLIAVLLLIACAASSASAADIRVKDLSDFEGVQDNALTGFGLVVGLNNTGGKSPITRRLAMNFVQQYGIRIPPDIRAQIRTDTREKTNNISVVVVSARLPAFTRTGQKIDVNVSTFDDAASLTGGFLIPTPLMGVDGEVYAVADGNVSVDSFVAGGQAATVQKNHPTAGRIISGAIVEREVCTTLTKNGRVRILLREPDFETATRMVDVINRFSPQTSRAIDPATIELNVAGKQPDDIMSFLAQIESLKVRPDVRAKVVINERTGTIVIGENVRLSHVLITHANLAIFTKESPEVSQPQPFSDGETVVVPRTEVNAVEEDRPIHEIEETTTVSHLAEALNALGVAPRDLGVIFQQLRDSGALHAELEFK
- a CDS encoding rod-binding protein — translated: MNAITSLPSSAESGLLGLDVGNASSGKIEDAAKQVEGLFVSMLLKTMRETMASEMFGGDGADVWGGMFDQSMGEHIVSAGGLGLVEQLQPGRLSVSA
- a CDS encoding purine-nucleoside phosphorylase; the protein is MSQVAEAAAALRQLGAPTIEIGLILGTGLCEVADSLEERLIIPYGDIPHFQTPTAIGHHGRITIGRLNGIVVAALQGRCHLYEGIAPARLAFPVRVLAAIGMQTLVVTNAAGGLRPGLEVGDLLILSDHLNMMFANPLIGPHDASCGPMFPDMSAPYDRELAEKAITASRIHQIPATRGVYAAVSGPTYETRAEMRMYRQLGADAIGMSTVPEVLAAARLGIKVLGISTITNLCNPDMVDQTSGEAVAHAAAGAAPRVARLLRECLTPCNRAATC
- a CDS encoding flagellar basal body L-ring protein FlgH, with product MKRYVIPVAIAGAIVATPAPSDADSLWQKRSRQRAFMFYDQPIYDVGDHVTILINQNTIVDNSEEKKLAKQAKVSESFDFDSESSGGLGEQGATASLDLSNDAKRSFDGEAESTIDNRFTDRVTVTVREVLPNGNLRVSGDRKIKVDGNDRHLLFSGVIRQLDIAPNGTIGSDFIANLNVQYVGLGEHQAFTRQGWLGRTFNRIWPF
- the flgA gene encoding flagellar basal body P-ring formation chaperone FlgA; this encodes MIGAAHVARMTVLAVILLAFAGQQVRAQTAIVHLRSSAKVDRDVMMLGDIADITASSAALERRLKGLDLLDRQSSGASEIVSSRHVQARVLLEGIDHKTVTLVGADECQVSFAAGGDVVQVAATRGRAGDDLMTQAVQALAKAWMASPDDVEVQFLSTPSEQLKPVPGAIPELELPTRVEPGRVQARIRWVGQNRIERIDSVTFEARLRQTVVLATHRIERGAPIRLQDIVEDRRLMANRVEQVRAEQVVGYVARRGLSQGDMVTAKDLAVQKTAPAIQARNGVKVTARKGKLSVTLQMAEALEAGNVGDVIRLRNLQSGQIITGRVVSNQEVEIPLD
- the flgL gene encoding flagellar hook-associated protein FlgL — protein: MAIRVTPQITVAELLKQSTIHSANIAKLQQQIASGQRISRPSDDPLGTKTILSRTALVGQFETQQRSLNQAADRLNQANTELLSASDLLVRARDIASQARSALDESELRNYASEIDTILTQVRSTGNAQFDGQYLFSGDTANSAPYDESGTDFSYNGSLSSLRVSFFGKGSLEVVYSGQKVFGSSNRQPTDISGTTGARPGAGTDTSTQNTQLIVRHTATTFALGSGVSAGTSSATGDNIIGPSGSHTLTIVDTSGTGAYGTVSLNGAPPVAFDSSQTDLAVTGPNGEIVHLNTTAITAGFNGTVDLGGEGTLSMDGGSTEVPIDFSTAQALTTADGRTTFIDSTGISRAGVDQVEYAGVSNVFQALADLRDEILNLRDLPASEWQDALTRRVDEVTRHQSHILEVVGSQAQTLKTINDIGNRLGELTLDAKERLSEVAKTDIPAAAVALQEANNLLEYSYAVTAKVFNTSLLDYMA
- a CDS encoding zinc-binding metallopeptidase family protein; translated protein: MKTSHCHCGNRLFFENTLCVRCGLETGLCPECYFVTSLIPLGDGLFRCGHADCGSRVQKCYNFNVENVCNGLIPVNGGDMNEWALCAECRLTRVIPNLSVPGNREKWRLIEVAKRRVLYTVHALGLPIGRPGNTIHPKLIFEFKADEDVPVYTGHAGGVITINLNEADDVERERNRVAFGEPHRTLVGHFRHELGHYYWDMLVRGRCEPAFRDLFADERSPSYEDAKVRYYMYGPPPDWQGRFISAYATMHPWEDFAETFGAYLDMVAILDTASSLPGEQLRNIDCAKMLASYQQVGILVNELNREMGIQDLVPEVFTGNVIDKLTFVHRLIAKSSLI